The following are from one region of the bacterium genome:
- a CDS encoding polysaccharide deacetylase family protein, giving the protein MVSWLIFVSLWFIALSCRFNWWRKDKPGIPILMYHNIGVAPKTANNKKLWVTEQKFRHQMAYLYNYGYQPITFKDLSSLPDNPVIITFDDGAKNNYTVAFPILKQYNFKACMFLSTARSELSTAELKEMQDFGIEFGSHTNTHPNLRKISEDTAKEEITGSKKILEERLNTQIIAFAYPYGAGAYDEKINQMVKEAGYTYACGIRQGKVTLPITTPYCLKRLLIRGDDLMIDFILNLRKGRSRF; this is encoded by the coding sequence ATGGTTAGCTGGTTAATATTTGTTAGTCTCTGGTTTATTGCATTGTCCTGCAGATTTAACTGGTGGAGAAAGGATAAACCAGGCATTCCTATTTTAATGTATCACAACATTGGTGTTGCACCCAAAACTGCAAATAATAAGAAATTATGGGTAACTGAACAAAAATTTAGACATCAGATGGCTTATTTGTATAACTATGGCTATCAACCGATTACCTTTAAAGACCTTAGTTCTTTGCCAGATAACCCGGTGATTATTACCTTTGATGATGGGGCAAAAAATAATTATACGGTTGCCTTTCCCATTCTTAAGCAGTATAACTTTAAGGCATGTATGTTTTTATCTACCGCTCGCAGTGAACTCTCAACCGCAGAATTAAAAGAAATGCAAGATTTTGGAATAGAATTTGGCTCTCATACGAATACTCATCCAAATTTGCGCAAGATTAGTGAGGATACCGCAAAGGAAGAAATAACAGGCTCTAAAAAGATATTAGAAGAAAGATTGAACACACAAATCATTGCCTTTGCCTATCCTTATGGGGCAGGGGCTTATGATGAGAAAATTAACCAGATGGTCAAAGAGGCAGGATATACCTATGCCTGCGGCATCCGACAGGGAAAAGTAACTCTGCCCATAACAACTCCATATTGCTTAAAACGATTACTTATTCGGGGGGATGATTTAATGATTGATTTTATACTTAACTTACGAAAAGGTCGAAGTCGATTTTAA
- a CDS encoding Ig-like domain-containing protein → MLIIFIASASSAQQPKNIKHSNITATQFFVSWITDGVGTGAIKYGTNSANLNLIAYDERGEEIPDDVHHIRAVGVTAETTYYYDILSDGITYNNAGQHYTITTGTESIPPTGDNPGFGTITKFGNPVQNRSCIVYLKLQEKNTNNISALQSMLVTHPEGIWVTYLNSFTKSDLSGEFKYTVNSNYQLIIFAEGANEGAAGMILDIKDPPLHQPAPDLEIGSDTTPPFIDDPKPVFNATQVNVNSNITLHLKDTGYGADVNTLVMKINNTTVTPTKIGTPQDYYIFYIPAQPFEFGTQVKVSIYARDLATSANTLDTFYTFTTTSDPNPPVITGRIPAPNATEVAVDTNITIFLQDMDSGIATSTIIMKVNGERVYPQISGTLPKYCTLVYDPAQDFKYSQLVNVSLEVADNSSNPLQSTYTFMTKLDNTPPQTSVHIPQKNDTNVPINILILFNIIDEDAGVASSTIVFRVNGATITTYLLNEIPQGYFLYYDPPVDFDYGQIIDLYLQVEDFATVPNKLIENYTFTITTDIIPPKVIYRKPDIRETQVPVETNITVYIRDDELGVDKNSIVLFVNEENVTGKLTITGTKTEYLVNYDPTVHFDYNQVVRVRINAKDLANNPMPQDAYTFTTKIDDIKPYVTDHFPAKGTQGVKVDTTIMFNLKDNESGVNISTMIFFVEGIDVTLEVKITGTKSAYNIFYKPKDNFYYGQVVDIMIKTFDFGSNTVEEIYSFTSEPDMIKPEISDQFPPKWATQTPKNTDIRFIISDNESGINPETIILKVNGLPIYINKTPITPPKAYLIASNLLNFGYNEVVEIYIEAGDNFGNIATETYTFTTIQDKKKPYTAEHYPAPAAIDVPVDTNIIVSVCDDESGVVRENILLKVNNSTITTMSVFPILNGFTLIYDPIKNFNYGEEVLIYIKVEDKAGNLATQTYTFTITKDITPPYTSDYNPTPFAADVPINTDVVLHIRDDGIGVDDSSIVMKVNDVRVFPIIIQPIQNLTLIYRPPVYFGFNEVVKINVIATDLAGNTMTPVFYTFTTTLDNLSPSMTDMIPAPNATQIAVDTNISLHIKDLGAGVKKDSILMKVNGQIVTPLISGTKEDYTIFYNPIYDFEANKRVYVYIYAVDLAQMPNVLEQEYFFTTIDTHPPYVTDQMPAPDSINAQPQTDVLFHIKDDGIGIDKTTIKVIINGATIPYPNYQIDGSITDFTFSYNPPVDFDYNQTVWVTIIARDFVGNSLNTTYKFFITDTIPPYTTDHKPEKGTTGVLIATEIEFHIKDIGAGVDKTSINLWINGNKVDALDITGNTYHYIVKHKPQIPFQIGQIVTITIEVKDLAVLPNTLYEVYTFTTKFDYDPPMLLWVVGKDNNHLIAFFDDENPPINIGNAMFLLFESRAPQKTIKVYSASLDGGKNVNLTTDILKNEVFYTLVVNNVTDAAGNPILPPNNHAEFSLKDTLEGIIEKTDNTKVEFSPNTFAENIATIEIYSLSEIATITQQANDNARQNKEIKGLVPNTTRVFIARKTNGAEALPDEFLASPEITIPYPPLVSNQEEKVFYRIYQLINNHWVIVPGKQEVDTFANTVSVKVPHFGIYRIAGSSPAPQLPADKLISQTEVFPNPFKPNHSFIYFRNFAGAITIRIFNIVGELMKTIEIPADVHQPYPWDVKDDDGKDLATGIYIYVITNSVGDKVTGKVSVIR, encoded by the coding sequence ATGCTAATAATTTTTATTGCCAGCGCTTCCTCTGCTCAGCAACCCAAAAATATAAAACATTCCAATATTACTGCCACACAGTTTTTTGTCTCGTGGATTACTGATGGAGTCGGAACAGGGGCAATTAAATATGGAACAAATTCTGCCAATCTTAATCTCATTGCTTATGATGAGAGAGGGGAAGAGATTCCAGATGATGTCCATCATATACGAGCTGTTGGCGTAACCGCTGAAACAACTTATTACTATGATATTCTCAGCGATGGTATCACTTATAATAACGCAGGACAACATTATACAATTACTACCGGGACTGAATCGATACCTCCAACTGGTGACAATCCAGGATTTGGCACGATTACCAAGTTCGGTAATCCGGTTCAAAATCGTAGTTGCATAGTTTATTTAAAGCTACAGGAGAAAAATACCAATAACATTTCTGCCCTTCAATCTATGCTTGTAACTCATCCAGAAGGAATATGGGTTACTTACTTAAATAGTTTTACCAAATCAGATTTATCAGGTGAGTTTAAATATACGGTTAATTCTAACTATCAGTTGATAATTTTTGCTGAAGGCGCAAATGAAGGGGCGGCGGGGATGATTCTCGATATAAAAGACCCACCACTTCATCAACCTGCCCCGGATTTAGAAATTGGTTCGGATACAACCCCTCCTTTCATTGATGACCCAAAACCTGTTTTCAATGCGACTCAGGTTAATGTCAATAGCAATATTACCCTCCATCTTAAAGACACGGGCTATGGAGCAGATGTAAATACTTTAGTTATGAAGATAAACAATACAACAGTCACCCCAACAAAGATTGGCACACCGCAAGATTATTATATATTTTATATCCCGGCTCAACCTTTTGAATTCGGCACGCAGGTAAAAGTAAGTATTTATGCCAGAGACTTAGCCACGTCTGCGAATACATTAGATACATTCTACACATTTACCACAACATCTGACCCTAATCCACCAGTTATTACCGGGCGAATACCTGCCCCAAATGCGACTGAAGTTGCGGTAGATACAAATATTACTATCTTTCTCCAGGATATGGATAGTGGTATTGCCACCTCAACGATTATTATGAAGGTAAATGGTGAAAGGGTATATCCACAAATAAGTGGTACTTTACCTAAATATTGCACCCTTGTTTATGACCCTGCTCAAGATTTTAAATATAGTCAACTGGTCAATGTTTCACTTGAGGTAGCTGATAATTCCTCAAATCCTCTACAATCTACATATACCTTTATGACTAAACTGGATAATACCCCCCCCCAGACTTCAGTCCATATCCCGCAAAAAAATGATACCAATGTGCCAATTAATATTCTTATTCTGTTTAATATTATTGATGAAGACGCCGGTGTAGCAAGTTCGACGATTGTCTTCAGAGTAAATGGGGCAACGATTACGACCTATTTGTTAAATGAAATTCCACAGGGCTATTTTCTTTATTATGACCCGCCGGTTGATTTTGACTATGGGCAAATAATTGATCTCTATTTACAGGTAGAAGATTTTGCCACAGTCCCCAATAAACTTATTGAAAACTATACATTTACCATAACTACAGATATTATTCCACCAAAGGTTATCTATCGTAAGCCTGATATAAGAGAAACTCAAGTCCCGGTTGAAACAAACATTACCGTCTATATTCGGGATGACGAATTGGGTGTAGATAAAAATTCGATTGTCCTGTTTGTAAATGAAGAAAATGTAACTGGCAAACTCACCATTACCGGGACAAAAACAGAGTATTTAGTCAATTATGACCCGACGGTTCACTTTGACTATAACCAGGTTGTCCGTGTCCGTATCAATGCCAAAGATTTAGCCAATAACCCTATGCCACAAGATGCCTATACCTTCACGACTAAAATAGATGATATAAAACCTTATGTAACTGACCATTTCCCGGCTAAAGGAACTCAAGGGGTTAAGGTCGATACCACAATTATGTTCAATCTAAAGGATAATGAATCTGGTGTGAATATTTCTACTATGATTTTTTTCGTAGAAGGTATTGATGTGACCTTAGAGGTGAAAATTACAGGGACAAAATCAGCCTATAATATCTTTTATAAACCAAAAGATAATTTTTATTATGGACAGGTAGTAGATATAATGATTAAAACCTTTGATTTTGGTTCAAATACTGTTGAAGAGATTTACTCTTTCACGAGTGAGCCAGATATGATAAAACCTGAGATTTCTGACCAATTTCCTCCTAAGTGGGCAACCCAAACCCCCAAAAATACTGATATTCGCTTCATCATCTCTGACAATGAATCTGGAATAAATCCTGAAACGATTATCCTGAAGGTTAATGGTCTGCCGATATACATTAATAAAACGCCAATAACTCCTCCAAAGGCATATTTAATTGCTTCAAATCTCCTTAATTTTGGGTATAATGAGGTTGTAGAGATATATATTGAGGCAGGGGATAATTTTGGTAATATCGCCACTGAAACATATACCTTTACGACTATCCAGGATAAGAAAAAACCCTATACCGCTGAACATTACCCTGCACCGGCGGCAATAGATGTGCCGGTAGATACAAATATTATCGTGAGTGTTTGTGATGATGAATCTGGAGTAGTCAGGGAGAATATTTTATTAAAGGTGAACAATAGCACCATAACGACGATGAGTGTTTTCCCAATATTAAATGGTTTTACCCTTATCTATGACCCGATAAAGAATTTTAATTATGGGGAGGAAGTGCTTATTTATATTAAAGTTGAAGATAAGGCTGGAAATTTAGCCACACAAACTTATACCTTTACCATCACAAAAGATATTACCCCACCTTATACCTCAGATTATAACCCGACTCCGTTTGCCGCAGATGTGCCAATTAATACAGATGTTGTGCTTCATATTCGAGATGATGGGATAGGTGTGGATGATTCGTCCATTGTGATGAAGGTAAATGATGTCCGTGTTTTCCCCATAATTATCCAGCCAATACAAAATCTTACCTTGATTTATCGACCGCCAGTATATTTTGGTTTTAATGAAGTGGTGAAAATAAATGTCATAGCAACGGATTTAGCCGGCAATACAATGACTCCAGTATTTTACACATTCACGACTACACTGGATAATCTCAGTCCTTCTATGACAGATATGATTCCTGCCCCAAATGCCACACAGATAGCCGTAGATACAAATATTTCCCTCCATATTAAAGACCTCGGTGCGGGTGTGAAAAAAGACTCAATTTTGATGAAGGTGAACGGTCAAATAGTCACTCCGCTGATAAGTGGGACTAAAGAGGATTATACCATTTTTTATAACCCAATTTATGATTTTGAGGCAAATAAGCGGGTTTATGTTTATATCTATGCTGTAGATTTAGCCCAGATGCCAAATGTCTTAGAACAAGAATATTTCTTTACCACGATTGATACCCATCCACCGTATGTTACAGACCAGATGCCCGCACCAGATTCCATTAATGCTCAACCGCAAACGGATGTTTTATTTCATATTAAGGATGATGGAATTGGCATAGATAAAACAACGATTAAGGTGATAATAAATGGAGCAACCATACCTTATCCTAATTATCAAATTGATGGTTCGATTACAGATTTTACCTTTAGTTATAATCCGCCAGTAGATTTTGATTATAATCAAACCGTCTGGGTCACTATTATAGCTCGTGATTTTGTAGGAAATAGTCTAAATACGACCTATAAATTTTTTATCACAGATACCATTCCTCCTTACACCACAGACCATAAACCTGAAAAAGGAACTACAGGCGTATTGATAGCCACTGAAATCGAGTTTCATATAAAAGATATTGGAGCAGGGGTAGATAAGACCTCTATCAATCTCTGGATAAACGGAAATAAAGTAGATGCCTTAGATATTACAGGAAATACATATCATTACATCGTTAAGCATAAACCTCAAATACCTTTTCAAATTGGGCAAATAGTCACCATCACGATTGAGGTAAAGGATTTAGCAGTTTTGCCCAATACCCTTTATGAGGTTTATACCTTTACAACTAAATTTGATTATGACCCGCCAATGCTTCTCTGGGTAGTTGGAAAAGATAATAACCATCTCATTGCTTTCTTTGATGATGAAAATCCACCAATAAATATTGGTAATGCAATGTTTCTTCTCTTTGAATCCAGAGCCCCACAAAAAACGATAAAGGTGTATTCTGCCAGTTTAGATGGAGGAAAAAATGTTAATTTAACAACAGATATTTTAAAAAACGAGGTATTTTATACATTGGTGGTAAATAATGTAACCGATGCGGCAGGAAATCCTATTTTACCACCCAATAACCATGCTGAATTCTCCTTAAAAGACACACTGGAAGGGATAATTGAAAAAACGGATAACACTAAGGTAGAATTTTCACCAAATACCTTCGCGGAGAACATAGCCACGATTGAAATATATTCTTTGTCAGAAATAGCCACAATCACCCAGCAGGCAAATGATAATGCCAGACAGAATAAAGAAATAAAGGGATTAGTTCCAAATACCACGCGGGTATTTATTGCCAGAAAGACAAATGGTGCTGAGGCTTTACCTGATGAGTTTTTAGCCAGCCCTGAGATAACGATTCCGTATCCTCCATTAGTTTCTAATCAGGAAGAAAAGGTATTTTATCGGATTTATCAATTAATTAACAATCACTGGGTAATAGTTCCTGGCAAACAAGAGGTAGATACCTTTGCGAACACTGTTAGTGTTAAGGTGCCACATTTTGGTATTTATCGGATTGCCGGTTCAAGTCCGGCACCACAATTACCAGCCGATAAACTTATCAGTCAAACAGAGGTTTTCCCCAATCCATTTAAACCCAATCATTCCTTTATCTATTTCAGGAATTTTGCTGGAGCAATTACAATCAGGATATTCAACATTGTGGGAGAATTAATGAAAACGATAGAAATTCCAGCCGATGTCCATCAGCCGTATCCCTGGGATGTTAAGGATGATGATGGCAAAGACCTGGCAACAGGAATTTATATCTATGTTATTACCAATTCAGTCGGGGATAAAGTTACTGGAAAGGTATCGGTTATCAGGTGA